Proteins found in one Acipenser ruthenus chromosome 18, fAciRut3.2 maternal haplotype, whole genome shotgun sequence genomic segment:
- the LOC117419055 gene encoding transmembrane protein 121, whose amino-acid sequence MVLPSPDKRHVCLTTVVIMTSMAFMDAYLVEQNQGPRKIGVCIIVLVGDICFLIVLRYVAVWVGAEVKTAKRGYAMILWFLYIFVLEIKLYFIFQNYKADKRNLETVARKALTLLLSICVPGLYLILVALDSMEYLRTFRKKEDMRGRLFWVALDLLDILDIQANLWEPHKTGLPIWAEGLMFFYCYILLLILPCVSLSEISMQGEHISPQKMMLYPVLSLVTINIVTIFIRVINMVLFQDSRVSTIFIGKNIVAITTKACTFLEYKKQVKEFPQNAIALELQQNSIHHNQTLPNTTGVPHEQSPTREIVDS is encoded by the coding sequence ATGGTGTTGCCATCTCCTGACAAACGTCACGTGTGTCTCACAACAGTTGTCATCATGACCAGTATGGCCTTTATGGATGCCTACCTTGTGGAACAAAACCAAGGACCACGCAAGATTGGGGTGTGCATCATTGTGCTGGTGGGGGACATCTGTTTTTTAATAGTGCTACGGTACGTGGCTGTTTGGGTTGGAGCTGAAGTGAAGACCGCGAAGAGAGGCTACGCCATgattttgtggtttctttataTCTTTGTCCTGGAGATCAAGCTATATTTTATCTTTCAGAATTACAAGGCAGACAAAAGGAATTTGGAAACAGTTGCCCGCAAGGCCTTGACTTTGTTGCTTTCTATTTGCGTGCCTGGGCTGTATCTCATCTTAGTAGCTCTTGACAGCATGGAGTATTTAAGAACTTTCAGGAAGAAGGAGGACATGAGAGGCCGCCTCTTCTGGGTAGCTCTGGACCTCCTCGACATCTTAGACATTCAGGCCAACTTGTGGGAGCCTCACAAAACCGGGCTTCCCATCTGGGCTGAGGGGCTCATGTTTTTTTACTGCTACATCCTCCTGCTGATTCTGCCTTGTGTGTCTCTGAGCGAGATCAGCATGCAGGGAGAACACATTTCCCCACAAAAAATGATGCTCTACCCAGTCCTGAGCTTAGTGACCATAAATATTGTCACTATCTTCATTCGGGTTATCAACATGGTCTTGTTCCAGGACAGCAGGGTCTCGACCATCTTCATTGGAAAGAACATTGTGGCCATTACCACCAAAGCCTGTACCTTCCTGGAGTACAAGAAGCAGGTCAAGGAGTTTCCCCAGAATGCAATTGCGCTGGAACTGCAGCAGAACTCCATCCACCACAACCAGACCCTCCCCAACACAACGGGGGTGCCCCATGAACAGTCACCCACCAGGGAGATAGTAGACTCATGA